A region of Vibrio porteresiae DSM 19223 DNA encodes the following proteins:
- the putA gene encoding bifunctional proline dehydrogenase/L-glutamate gamma-semialdehyde dehydrogenase PutA yields the protein MFTATDVLKPEYIERSLDALWAEISPLYMVDESQWLEQLLPLATPNDDEKEKMASNTTTLIQAIRADKRSIQLIDALLLEYSLDTQEGILLMCLAEALMRIPDTETADAFIKDRLSVADWKSHLKRSDSVFVNASTWGLMLTGKVIGLNDPNSTSPVQAVNRLVNKLTEPVIRKAMHQAMKIMGHQFVLGRTLSEAQKNGRPMRDKGYTYSFDMLGEAALTTADANKYFQDYLTAIKAVGEDKYGLSTSPAASVSIKLSAIHPRYEVANTERVMDELYRSLVSLLEQAIRYDVAITIDAEEADRLELSLKLFEKVYRSDVAKGWGKFGLVIQAYSKRALPSLVWLNALAKEQGDLIPVRLVKGAYWDSEVKWSQQKGYTGYPVYTRKEATDVSYLACARFLLSEGVRGHLFPQFASHNAQTITSISVMAQHKDFEFQRLHGMGDALFNYAIKHYKQPVRIYAPVGSHKDLLPYLVRRLLENGANSSFVHRLVDARCPIETLTQHPVDMLLAHKTLNNRKIPLPQDIYAERTNSYGVNIDIISEAKPFEAQVAKWMDHQWQAAPVINGSSLLESMIKVDHASVAVTAPYDRRESVGDVYFSSLDHVSAAIEAGQSAFAAWNAVPSVDRSAKLLNLADLLEENLAELVALCHKEAGKTIHDSIDEVREAVDFCRYYASQTALFNGQMIEGFDGQTVQLTRQGCGVFVCISPWNFPLAIFLGQISAALMCGNTVIAKPAEQTSLIAYRAVELMLEAGFPAGVIQLLPGLGGEVGNALTAHPAIAGVAFTGSTLTAQRINQTLAQRDAKPVPFIAETGGQNAMIVDSTALPEQVVRDAIRSAFASAGQRCSALRVLYVQHDIADRIIELIKGAMQELKIGLPYLHNTDVGPVIDKTAKTRLLDHVDFLKKNHKLVAEIELPKECEFGDFVAPCAFEIPSISCLTEEHFGPILHIVRFKAQQLADVVNSINATGFGLTMGIHSRNETTYRWIEKHARVGNCYINRDQVGAVVGVQPFGGQGLSGTGPKAGGPHYLYRFTQVHYA from the coding sequence ATGTTTACTGCAACTGATGTGTTGAAACCCGAGTATATCGAGCGTTCGCTTGATGCACTTTGGGCAGAGATCTCTCCACTTTACATGGTGGATGAATCGCAATGGCTAGAACAACTTCTTCCACTAGCAACACCCAATGACGACGAAAAGGAAAAAATGGCATCGAATACGACAACGTTGATCCAAGCGATCCGCGCTGATAAGCGATCCATTCAACTGATCGATGCGTTGTTGCTAGAGTACAGTTTAGATACCCAAGAAGGGATCCTTCTGATGTGTTTGGCGGAAGCGTTAATGCGCATTCCTGATACCGAAACCGCAGATGCTTTTATTAAGGATCGATTGAGCGTCGCGGATTGGAAATCCCATCTAAAACGATCCGATTCCGTATTTGTTAATGCATCCACCTGGGGCTTAATGTTGACAGGCAAAGTGATTGGGTTGAACGATCCTAACAGCACTAGCCCTGTTCAGGCCGTTAATCGTTTGGTTAACAAACTGACTGAACCTGTGATTCGTAAGGCAATGCATCAAGCCATGAAAATCATGGGCCACCAATTTGTTTTGGGCCGCACATTAAGCGAAGCGCAAAAGAATGGCCGTCCTATGCGCGATAAAGGCTACACTTATTCATTTGATATGTTGGGTGAAGCAGCGCTCACTACGGCTGATGCAAACAAATATTTTCAGGATTACCTAACCGCAATTAAAGCGGTTGGCGAAGATAAATACGGTCTATCCACCAGCCCTGCTGCTTCTGTTTCTATCAAGCTTTCTGCTATTCATCCACGCTATGAAGTGGCAAATACTGAGCGCGTAATGGATGAGTTATACCGCAGTTTAGTATCGCTGTTAGAACAAGCGATTCGCTACGATGTGGCGATTACCATTGATGCTGAAGAAGCTGACCGCTTAGAGCTTTCGTTGAAGCTGTTTGAAAAAGTGTATCGCAGTGATGTCGCGAAAGGTTGGGGTAAATTTGGCTTAGTTATTCAAGCCTATTCCAAACGTGCTTTGCCATCTTTGGTATGGCTAAACGCTTTGGCGAAAGAGCAAGGTGATTTAATCCCTGTTCGTTTAGTAAAAGGCGCGTATTGGGATAGCGAAGTAAAGTGGTCTCAACAAAAAGGTTATACTGGTTACCCTGTTTATACCCGTAAAGAAGCGACCGATGTTTCGTACCTAGCTTGCGCTCGTTTTCTGCTCAGCGAAGGCGTACGTGGTCACCTGTTCCCTCAGTTTGCAAGCCATAATGCGCAAACTATCACTTCTATTTCCGTGATGGCACAGCACAAAGACTTTGAATTCCAGCGCTTGCACGGAATGGGAGATGCGTTATTTAACTACGCGATTAAGCATTACAAACAGCCAGTTCGTATTTACGCACCTGTTGGTAGCCACAAAGACTTGCTGCCATATCTAGTGCGTCGTTTATTAGAAAATGGCGCAAACAGTTCGTTTGTCCACCGTTTGGTCGATGCTCGTTGTCCGATTGAAACCTTAACTCAGCACCCAGTTGACATGTTGCTGGCTCATAAGACACTGAACAATCGCAAAATTCCACTTCCTCAAGATATCTATGCGGAACGTACTAACTCTTATGGCGTTAATATTGACATCATCAGTGAAGCGAAACCGTTTGAAGCGCAAGTGGCTAAGTGGATGGATCATCAATGGCAAGCGGCTCCCGTGATCAACGGTTCGTCTTTACTCGAAAGCATGATCAAGGTTGATCATGCTTCCGTAGCTGTAACCGCGCCTTACGATCGTCGTGAGAGTGTTGGTGATGTCTATTTCTCGTCTCTTGATCATGTTTCCGCAGCGATCGAAGCAGGGCAGAGTGCATTTGCTGCTTGGAATGCCGTTCCTTCCGTAGATCGCAGCGCTAAGCTATTGAATTTGGCTGATCTCTTAGAAGAGAATCTAGCTGAATTGGTTGCCTTATGTCACAAAGAGGCCGGTAAAACAATTCACGATAGCATTGATGAGGTGCGTGAAGCGGTCGATTTTTGTCGCTATTACGCATCACAAACTGCGCTGTTTAATGGGCAAATGATCGAAGGGTTTGATGGACAAACGGTACAGTTAACCCGACAAGGTTGCGGTGTGTTTGTTTGTATTAGCCCATGGAACTTCCCACTGGCGATTTTCCTTGGACAGATTTCTGCAGCCTTAATGTGTGGCAATACGGTGATTGCGAAACCTGCAGAACAAACTTCGCTGATTGCTTATCGTGCCGTTGAGTTGATGTTGGAAGCGGGATTCCCTGCGGGTGTGATTCAACTGCTACCGGGACTTGGTGGTGAAGTGGGTAATGCGCTCACTGCGCATCCTGCGATTGCTGGGGTGGCGTTTACTGGCTCTACATTAACCGCACAACGCATCAACCAGACGTTAGCTCAACGCGACGCCAAACCTGTGCCATTTATCGCTGAGACTGGCGGACAAAACGCCATGATTGTCGATAGTACAGCGCTTCCTGAACAGGTGGTAAGAGATGCGATTCGCTCGGCGTTTGCTTCTGCAGGTCAGCGCTGCTCGGCATTACGTGTCCTTTATGTTCAACACGATATCGCAGATCGCATTATTGAGTTGATCAAAGGCGCTATGCAGGAGCTCAAGATTGGCTTGCCTTATTTACATAACACCGATGTCGGTCCTGTTATTGATAAAACAGCGAAGACCCGCCTGTTAGATCATGTGGATTTCTTGAAGAAAAACCACAAGCTGGTTGCTGAAATCGAGTTACCTAAAGAGTGTGAATTTGGAGATTTCGTCGCACCATGTGCGTTTGAGATCCCAAGCATTAGCTGTTTAACCGAGGAGCATTTTGGGCCGATTCTGCATATTGTTCGCTTTAAAGCGCAACAGTTAGCTGATGTAGTCAATAGCATTAATGCCACTGGCTTTGGTCTTACTATGGGCATCCATAGTCGTAATGAAACCACCTACCGCTGGATTGAGAAACATGCCCGAGTTGGCAACTGTTATATTAACCGCGATCAAGTAGGTGCGGTAGTCGGTGTACAACCATTTGGTGGACAAGGGCTTTCTGGCACTGGTCCAAAAGCCGGTGGTCCGCACTATTTATACCGTTTTACTCAAGTTCATTATGCCTAA
- a CDS encoding 1-pyrroline-5-carboxylate dehydrogenase, translating to MLHYATHFSDSQVAWDNWSLTGFDYKRECVLSLMTNMTSARSDLANVVSYHLHQASSLLSKPYELVGPTGETNELYTAGRGVALLVQQEGGVKAQLATVALLSAALIAGNSVILCSDDKEWVSLLCSAYEQSLLPANLLLTLPLDAYHSLLDSDVRSVGLVGGTAIEQTLNRQLSERKGAIVSLVSETNLSTLPVAHDPHLSLRFITERTRTINITAVGGNATLLELGHEAH from the coding sequence ATGTTGCATTACGCTACTCATTTTTCTGATTCCCAAGTGGCTTGGGATAATTGGTCTTTGACCGGATTTGATTACAAAAGAGAGTGTGTCCTCTCTCTGATGACCAATATGACTTCAGCGCGTTCCGATCTTGCGAACGTGGTGTCATACCATCTTCACCAGGCGTCGAGCCTGCTCTCTAAACCTTATGAGCTTGTCGGCCCTACCGGAGAAACAAATGAGCTTTACACCGCTGGACGAGGCGTCGCTCTTCTCGTTCAACAAGAAGGCGGAGTGAAAGCTCAACTGGCGACAGTTGCACTACTGTCTGCTGCATTAATTGCAGGCAATAGTGTCATTCTTTGCAGCGATGACAAAGAGTGGGTGTCGTTACTCTGTTCGGCTTACGAACAGTCTCTATTACCAGCCAATCTCTTACTAACTTTGCCGTTAGATGCCTATCACTCCTTGTTGGATTCGGATGTGAGAAGCGTGGGATTAGTCGGTGGAACGGCGATTGAACAAACGTTAAATCGTCAACTTTCTGAGCGAAAAGGCGCGATTGTTAGCTTAGTTTCTGAAACCAATTTGAGCACTTTACCCGTGGCTCATGATCCTCACTTATCTTTGCGTTTCATTACTGAGAGAACTCGTACAATAAATATAACTGCAGTGGGTGGTAATGCGACCTTGCTCGAGCTTGGTCACGAAGCCCACTAA
- the putP gene encoding sodium/proline symporter PutP: MATNSFAITTTFFVYLVLMLAIGVYAYQRTKNSADYFLGGRSLGPWPAALSAGASDMSGWLLLGLPGYAYAAGFEAFWLAGGLLVGTWLNWLLAAKRLRTYSITTDSLTLPDYLSRRFNDKSKLIQTISAFFILLFFLFYTSSGLVAGGKLFETVFGLDYTTAVIIGTLCVVSYTLFGGFLAVAWTDLVQGLLMAAALMIVPIAALEGNFSDLPTQLYNINPELLDMWNGMDGKPLSAIAIISLVAWGLGYFGQPHILARFKASRSNKDITTARRIAVIWTAISMVGALLIGLVGLVYVTNTPSVTIDDGEKIFMLLVNVMFHPVMAGILLAAILAAIMSTADSQLLVSSSALAEDLYKQLFNKDATSDQVVRMGRIGVITISIIALLLAMKPDSSVLGLVSYAWGGFGAAFGPALLLSLYWSRMHRNGALAGIIVGGVTIVVWKQLSGGIFDLYELVPGFIFSTIAIVVVSWLSGEPEEAVKAQHKTYQNQLVELD; the protein is encoded by the coding sequence ATGGCTACGAATAGCTTTGCTATTACGACCACCTTTTTTGTCTATCTTGTGTTGATGTTGGCAATTGGTGTTTATGCATATCAGCGAACCAAGAACTCCGCGGATTACTTCCTCGGTGGTCGCTCACTCGGTCCTTGGCCTGCAGCGTTGTCTGCGGGTGCATCAGACATGAGTGGCTGGTTATTATTGGGTTTGCCTGGGTATGCTTATGCCGCAGGTTTTGAAGCGTTTTGGCTTGCTGGAGGTCTGCTCGTAGGGACATGGCTAAACTGGCTACTGGCTGCTAAACGTTTACGTACATACAGTATTACGACAGATTCATTGACTCTGCCTGATTACCTGTCACGTCGTTTTAATGATAAGTCAAAGCTGATTCAAACCATTTCAGCATTCTTTATCTTGCTGTTTTTCCTCTTCTATACCAGTTCAGGTTTAGTGGCTGGCGGTAAGTTATTTGAGACTGTTTTTGGTCTTGATTACACAACAGCGGTGATTATCGGTACCTTATGTGTGGTTTCGTACACGCTATTTGGTGGCTTCTTAGCGGTGGCTTGGACAGACTTGGTACAAGGTCTGTTGATGGCTGCGGCGTTGATGATTGTTCCGATTGCTGCATTGGAAGGCAATTTTAGCGACCTTCCAACTCAGCTTTACAACATCAACCCTGAGCTATTAGACATGTGGAATGGCATGGACGGTAAACCACTTTCTGCTATTGCGATTATCTCGCTAGTGGCTTGGGGTTTAGGTTACTTTGGTCAGCCACATATTTTGGCTCGATTCAAAGCATCACGTTCAAATAAAGACATTACCACTGCACGTCGTATTGCCGTCATTTGGACCGCTATTTCAATGGTTGGCGCGCTGCTCATTGGCTTAGTTGGTTTGGTTTATGTCACCAATACCCCATCAGTGACGATTGATGATGGCGAAAAGATCTTCATGTTACTGGTGAACGTGATGTTCCATCCGGTGATGGCGGGTATTTTATTGGCTGCTATTTTGGCCGCCATTATGAGTACTGCCGATTCTCAGCTGTTGGTGTCATCATCAGCACTTGCAGAAGATTTGTATAAACAGCTGTTTAATAAAGACGCGACATCTGACCAAGTGGTACGTATGGGTCGTATTGGTGTGATCACCATTTCTATCATCGCGCTACTATTGGCAATGAAACCGGATAGCTCAGTGTTAGGCTTGGTTTCTTATGCATGGGGTGGTTTTGGTGCAGCGTTTGGTCCAGCTCTATTACTTAGCTTGTACTGGTCTCGTATGCATCGTAACGGCGCATTAGCCGGTATCATTGTCGGTGGTGTTACGATTGTTGTTTGGAAACAACTGTCTGGTGGTATTTTTGATTTGTATGAACTCGTACCTGGATTCATTTTCTCAACTATCGCCATCGTTGTTGTTAGCTGGTTGAGTGGTGAGCCTGAAGAAGCTGTGAAAGCACAGCACAAAACTTACCAAAATCAGCTTGTCGAACTTGACTGA
- a CDS encoding methyl-accepting chemotaxis protein produces the protein MQLSLKRKMVFSVIVAIALTAAALLVAGYQAFKQESWRSIESESINTLKANAKGIGDWMFTKQATITALKDEITANPELDIVPHLRQAFVSGSFGLTYYGNEQGDMYRQDPALNKAGYDPRVRDWYILAKEKGAAVTTPPYVSVTMKTLVVTLADPVFVNGKFTGVAASNLALDKIIRDVLAIQVPGNGYAILVNQEGTIVAHRNKDLIMKKISAISSDLSTQSLLQAANNSSQLPATIDGKPQILMAQSIDNTNWLLVMVMDKGVLEQPLHQMLITQMIIGAVILIIMALMTSWFVATQLRGLTNITNALTDIAEGDGDLTRRLEVKSQDEVGILADKFNKFVDRLHEMVKQVKIVTGKLNEGANQAADSAAQRSERIQRQQDEITMVATAVTEMASATAEIAGNAESTAKNSNQSVELGAQGFKQMQQSKQSIDQLAKELTSAVTIIGELEVNANEISTILSTIRGIAEQTNLLALNAAIEAARAGEQGRGFAVVADEVRVLSQRTHASTEEIQTKIAGLQKVTTNAVSVMTESHKLVETSVTDVNETGESLHAISSAIQLISDMATQIASAAEEQSLVTADINTNTEAVREVSDQLASDAQDAVQQAKELHSLASQLEKEISRFKL, from the coding sequence ATGCAGTTGAGTTTAAAGAGGAAAATGGTTTTCTCTGTGATTGTCGCAATTGCGCTGACCGCCGCCGCACTATTGGTGGCTGGTTATCAGGCATTTAAACAGGAAAGTTGGCGATCGATCGAAAGTGAAAGTATCAACACATTAAAGGCCAATGCCAAAGGAATTGGCGATTGGATGTTTACTAAACAAGCCACCATTACTGCTCTCAAGGATGAAATTACTGCCAATCCTGAATTAGATATTGTTCCCCATCTTCGTCAAGCTTTTGTATCTGGTTCCTTTGGTCTTACTTACTACGGTAATGAACAAGGCGATATGTACCGTCAAGATCCCGCTCTGAATAAGGCCGGTTATGACCCTCGTGTTCGCGACTGGTATATTTTGGCAAAAGAAAAAGGTGCGGCAGTCACTACGCCTCCTTATGTTAGTGTGACCATGAAAACGCTAGTGGTGACTCTTGCTGATCCTGTATTCGTTAATGGCAAATTCACTGGGGTTGCGGCGTCTAACTTAGCCCTAGATAAAATTATTCGTGACGTGTTAGCCATTCAAGTTCCTGGTAATGGTTACGCTATTCTGGTCAACCAAGAAGGCACTATTGTTGCTCATCGTAACAAAGACCTGATTATGAAAAAAATCAGTGCTATTTCTTCAGACTTGAGTACGCAATCGTTGTTGCAAGCAGCCAATAACAGTAGCCAATTACCAGCAACGATCGATGGTAAGCCACAGATTCTGATGGCTCAGAGTATCGATAACACCAACTGGTTGTTGGTGATGGTCATGGATAAAGGCGTACTAGAGCAGCCTCTTCACCAGATGTTGATCACTCAAATGATCATTGGTGCGGTTATCTTGATTATCATGGCGCTGATGACTTCTTGGTTTGTTGCTACTCAGTTACGTGGATTGACCAATATTACTAACGCCTTGACCGATATCGCTGAAGGGGATGGGGATTTGACTCGCCGCCTTGAAGTGAAAAGTCAGGATGAAGTGGGAATCCTTGCCGACAAATTCAATAAGTTCGTGGACCGCCTTCATGAGATGGTTAAGCAAGTTAAGATTGTTACCGGTAAGTTGAATGAGGGCGCTAACCAAGCGGCCGACTCCGCAGCGCAGCGCAGTGAGCGCATTCAACGTCAGCAAGATGAAATTACCATGGTGGCTACAGCAGTAACCGAAATGGCGTCTGCGACTGCTGAAATCGCAGGTAATGCGGAAAGCACAGCGAAAAACTCGAATCAGTCAGTTGAATTGGGTGCACAAGGCTTCAAACAGATGCAGCAAAGCAAACAATCGATTGACCAATTAGCGAAAGAGCTCACAAGTGCGGTGACCATCATTGGTGAGTTGGAAGTGAATGCTAATGAGATTTCTACGATTCTTTCGACAATCCGTGGTATTGCAGAACAAACCAACTTGTTGGCTCTTAACGCGGCGATTGAAGCGGCACGTGCGGGTGAACAAGGTCGTGGTTTCGCCGTCGTAGCAGATGAAGTGCGTGTGCTATCACAACGTACACATGCATCCACTGAAGAGATTCAAACCAAGATTGCAGGCTTGCAGAAAGTAACGACCAATGCGGTATCTGTGATGACAGAAAGTCACAAGCTGGTGGAAACCAGTGTGACGGACGTCAATGAGACCGGAGAAAGTCTACATGCGATCAGTTCTGCTATTCAGTTAATCAGTGACATGGCGACACAAATAGCGTCTGCCGCGGAAGAACAATCGCTCGTAACGGCTGACATCAATACCAACACGGAAGCGGTACGTGAAGTGAGTGATCAACTCGCATCAGACGCTCAAGATGCAGTTCAACAAGCCAAAGAGTTGCACAGTTTAGCGAGCCAACTCGAAAAAGAAATTTCGCGATTTAAATTGTAG
- a CDS encoding coniferyl aldehyde dehydrogenase: MAHIAAPDAAWQVPDASDLEVMQAQFGRLSLQFANDRYPSLEKREQRLVKLKQALLEQQSALILAMNADFGYRSRFDNVVGDLVPTLNHLNYTLARVKKWMKPKRRASGKLLFPSRVSVFYQPVGVVGIMVPWNFPLYLSLAPLITAIAAGNQVMLKLSEETPKTNAVIKRIVASIGEVAVCIEGSLALSAEFSRLSFDHLLFTGSTAVGKLVAQAAAANLTQVTLELGGKSPVIIASDADIEKAVDDILFGKTLNSGQVCVAPDYVMLPQGQVDRFVELYLKRFKKCFVSRKGQLDSSSIINERQYQRLQAMLENAKEQGATLHTLQCELHLEARQMAPVVVTGLKDSMLLMQNEIFGPILPVIGYRTIEDAIQRVNDQACPLALYLMTQDKDIHEYVVKGTHSGGVAINDTVFQSVAEDAPFGGFRESGVGAYHGIEGFKAFSHGKTVLNSWHRWPRASVMLRYRKTIVHLLKRWIMR, from the coding sequence ATGGCCCATATCGCGGCTCCTGATGCGGCTTGGCAAGTGCCAGATGCATCAGATCTTGAAGTCATGCAGGCACAATTCGGTCGTTTATCACTTCAATTTGCTAACGATCGTTATCCTAGCTTAGAAAAACGTGAGCAACGTTTAGTGAAACTTAAACAGGCTTTGCTTGAGCAGCAAAGTGCCTTGATATTGGCGATGAACGCAGATTTTGGTTATCGCAGCCGCTTTGATAATGTGGTTGGTGATTTAGTCCCTACGCTTAATCACCTCAACTATACGTTAGCGCGAGTGAAAAAGTGGATGAAGCCAAAGCGCCGTGCCAGTGGGAAACTGCTGTTCCCATCACGAGTGTCTGTGTTCTATCAGCCTGTTGGCGTGGTCGGCATTATGGTGCCATGGAATTTTCCTCTTTACTTGAGTTTGGCTCCCTTGATTACGGCGATTGCAGCCGGTAACCAGGTGATGTTGAAACTGAGCGAAGAGACGCCTAAAACCAACGCGGTGATTAAACGTATTGTGGCATCGATTGGTGAAGTGGCCGTCTGTATTGAAGGCTCGCTAGCTCTGTCAGCTGAGTTTAGCCGTTTGTCATTCGACCATTTACTCTTTACTGGTTCGACCGCGGTTGGCAAGTTGGTGGCACAAGCTGCTGCGGCGAATCTAACCCAAGTAACGTTAGAGCTTGGTGGCAAATCACCAGTGATCATCGCTTCGGACGCCGACATAGAAAAAGCGGTCGATGATATTTTGTTTGGTAAGACATTGAATTCTGGACAAGTGTGCGTAGCACCTGATTACGTCATGCTACCGCAGGGACAAGTCGACAGATTTGTTGAATTGTATCTCAAGCGCTTTAAGAAATGTTTTGTCAGCAGAAAAGGGCAATTAGATAGCTCTTCGATCATCAATGAGCGTCAATATCAACGTCTACAAGCGATGTTGGAAAACGCGAAAGAGCAAGGCGCAACACTGCACACTTTACAGTGTGAATTGCATTTAGAAGCAAGGCAGATGGCCCCTGTGGTCGTGACTGGGCTGAAAGACTCCATGTTGCTGATGCAAAACGAAATCTTTGGCCCGATTTTGCCAGTAATCGGTTATCGCACCATCGAAGATGCGATTCAACGAGTGAACGATCAGGCATGCCCGCTGGCGTTGTATCTCATGACGCAAGATAAAGACATTCATGAGTATGTCGTTAAAGGCACACATAGCGGTGGCGTAGCGATCAATGACACGGTCTTTCAATCTGTGGCGGAAGATGCACCGTTTGGTGGTTTCCGTGAATCGGGTGTGGGAGCCTATCATGGCATTGAGGGCTTTAAAGCGTTTTCACATGGGAAAACCGTACTCAATAGTTGGCATCGTTGGCCGAGAGCATCCGTGATGTTACGGTATCGTAAAACGATTGTTCATTTACTAAAACGCTGGATTATGCGTTAG
- the ribB gene encoding 3,4-dihydroxy-2-butanone-4-phosphate synthase, translated as MNQSSLLAEFGDSITRVDNALEALREGRGVLLLDDESRENEGDLIYSVEHLTDAQMALMIRECSGIVCLCMSDAHATKLKLPPMVEVNDSKNQTAFTISIEAKHGVTTGVSAKDRVTTIKTAGRFEAKAEDLAHPGHVFPLRARAGGVMTRRGHTEGTVDLMQMAGLTPFGVLCEVTNEDGTMAKTPEIVAFGLKHNLPVLTIEDMVAYRIEKDLKLA; from the coding sequence ATGAATCAGTCATCTTTACTTGCCGAATTTGGCGACTCAATTACCCGCGTTGATAACGCACTTGAAGCTCTACGTGAAGGCCGCGGTGTCTTGCTACTTGATGATGAAAGTCGCGAGAATGAAGGCGATCTTATCTATTCTGTTGAACACTTAACTGACGCACAAATGGCGCTGATGATTCGTGAATGCAGCGGTATCGTGTGTCTATGTATGAGCGATGCTCACGCAACGAAACTCAAATTGCCACCAATGGTTGAAGTGAACGACAGTAAAAACCAAACAGCGTTTACTATTTCAATTGAAGCAAAACATGGCGTGACCACTGGTGTTTCAGCCAAAGACCGCGTGACTACCATTAAAACTGCAGGTCGCTTTGAAGCGAAAGCGGAAGACCTAGCTCACCCTGGTCACGTTTTCCCACTGCGCGCTCGTGCTGGTGGCGTAATGACTCGTCGTGGTCACACTGAAGGTACAGTAGACCTAATGCAAATGGCAGGTTTAACTCCATTTGGCGTATTGTGTGAAGTGACTAATGAAGATGGCACTATGGCGAAAACACCAGAAATCGTTGCGTTTGGTCTTAAACACAATCTTCCTGTTTTGACCATTGAAGATATGGTGGCTTACCGTATCGAAAAAGATCTAAAACTCGCCTAA
- a CDS encoding D-serine ammonia-lyase has translation MESHLLSSLDQQYPLIRQLRAATPLYWSNSKNGPTDQGISYVGLTRADIQDASDRLARFAPYFVKAFPETAVTQGIIESPVVEISQMKHQLEAHFKCTISGHLMVKLDSQLPISGSIKARGGIYEVLVHAERIAVKAGLISYGEDYSKLFSPAVRQLLGQYTIAVGSTGNLGLSIGIMSAKLGFSVTVHMSADARQWKKDLLRERGVEVIEYQDDYGVAVENGRRQAASDPSCIFIDDENSKHLFLGYSVAGERLKQQFAEQGLIVDAEHPLVVYLPCGVGGGPGGVAFGLKMAFGDHVHCVFAEPTHSPCMLLGVMTGLHDGISVIDIGLDNVTEADGLAVGRASGFVGKAMEHLLGGFYTVEDTELYQMLALLKESEGFFLEPSALAGMSGPTWFHDASEQVKALHVDPANITHLVWATGGGMVPAVEKTEYLSKAKASLV, from the coding sequence ATGGAAAGTCATCTTCTCTCTTCACTGGATCAACAATATCCACTCATTCGCCAGTTGCGCGCAGCAACACCGCTTTATTGGTCCAATTCCAAAAATGGCCCAACGGATCAAGGCATCAGTTATGTAGGGCTAACCCGCGCCGATATTCAAGATGCCAGCGATCGTTTGGCTCGCTTTGCGCCCTATTTTGTCAAAGCCTTTCCTGAAACGGCAGTGACTCAAGGGATTATTGAATCACCCGTGGTAGAAATTAGCCAGATGAAGCATCAGTTGGAAGCACACTTTAAATGCACTATCTCTGGTCATTTAATGGTGAAATTGGATAGCCAACTCCCGATTTCTGGCTCGATTAAAGCTCGGGGTGGCATCTATGAAGTGCTGGTGCACGCAGAACGAATTGCTGTAAAAGCTGGCCTCATTTCTTATGGTGAGGACTACAGCAAACTGTTTTCTCCTGCGGTTAGACAACTGCTGGGACAATATACGATCGCCGTTGGTTCGACAGGCAACTTAGGATTATCGATTGGCATCATGAGTGCCAAACTTGGGTTCTCCGTGACGGTTCATATGTCTGCAGACGCTCGGCAATGGAAAAAAGATCTGCTACGAGAACGAGGTGTTGAAGTCATTGAGTACCAAGATGATTACGGTGTCGCGGTGGAAAATGGACGCCGCCAAGCGGCGAGCGATCCTAGTTGTATCTTCATTGATGATGAAAACTCCAAGCATCTCTTTCTAGGTTATTCAGTTGCGGGTGAGCGCCTCAAACAGCAATTCGCTGAGCAGGGTCTTATCGTTGATGCAGAGCATCCGCTGGTTGTCTATTTGCCTTGTGGTGTCGGTGGTGGACCTGGCGGAGTGGCTTTTGGTCTTAAAATGGCGTTTGGTGATCATGTTCATTGCGTATTCGCTGAGCCGACGCATTCACCATGCATGTTATTAGGGGTTATGACCGGATTACATGATGGGATCTCGGTTATCGATATTGGTTTAGATAATGTCACTGAAGCGGACGGTTTAGCAGTTGGTCGGGCATCTGGTTTTGTAGGGAAAGCGATGGAGCACCTACTCGGCGGTTTTTATACTGTTGAAGATACAGAACTTTATCAGATGTTAGCACTGCTTAAAGAGAGTGAAGGATTCTTCCTTGAACCATCGGCATTAGCGGGAATGAGTGGCCCTACGTGGTTTCACGATGCAAGCGAGCAGGTGAAAGCACTGCATGTCGATCCCGCCAATATTACTCACTTGGTGTGGGCGACAGGGGGCGGGATGGTGCCTGCAGTGGAAAAAACGGAGTACTTGAGCAAAGCAAAAGCCAGTTTGGTTTAA